A single region of the Triticum dicoccoides isolate Atlit2015 ecotype Zavitan chromosome 2B, WEW_v2.0, whole genome shotgun sequence genome encodes:
- the LOC119368013 gene encoding serine/threonine-protein kinase STY13-like gives MAAEGEVSGTVDTADVMKMDEKEKTGTLDAAYVMKVDEKEKTVAVRSGFLGGGGGKEETYTRADMIDLENLDVEKQRESIAKTLALEKQRHKDKDQPMAPWEIDLAKLEVHHRIAPGTFGCVYRATYDGKDVLAKLLDWGDDGLMPETEIVIQREALRKEVVVWKDLDHPNVTKFIGASMGTIDLSIPPQSGECSAPPDFPESACCVVVEYLSGGTLRQHLYANRDNKLTYEEVVELALDLARGLAYLHSKDIVHRDVKAENMLLDAKGTLKIADFGVARVQAKNPGEMTGMTGTPGYMAPEVIIGKPYNRKCDVYSFGICLWAIYCCDMPYYPNKSFGEASFDIVHKNLRPKIPRCCPAPLANIMKKCWQADPEKRPDMLDVVQLLDALDTTHGGDMIPEGKTHGCFCFLRPRRAGP, from the exons ATGGCGGCGGAGGGAGAGGTGTCGGGAACAGTCGATACCGCCGACGTGATGAAGATGGACGAGAAGGAGAAAACTGGAACCCTCGATGCCGCCTACGTGATGAAGGTAGATGAGAAGGAGAAAACCGTGGCGGTGCGCTCGGGGtttctcggcggcggcggcggcaaggaggAGACCTACACCCGGGCCGACATGATCGACCTCGAGAACCTAGACGTCGAGAAGCAGAGGGAGTCCATCGCCAAGACTCTGGCTCTTGAGAAGCAGCGCCACAAGGACAAGGATCAGCCCATGGCGCCCTGGGAGATCGACCTCGCGAAGCTGGAGGTCCACCACCGGATAGCGCCTGGGACCTTCGGCTGTGTGTACCGCGCCACCTACGACGGCAAGGACGTCCTAG CCAAACTATTGGATTGGGGAGACGATGGACTTATGCCAGAGACTGAAATTGTTATTCAGCGCGAAGCACTGAGGAAGGAGGTTGTTGTCTGGAAGGACCTCGACCACCCAAATGTCACAAAG TTCATTGGTGCATCAATGGGTACCATTGACCTTAGTATTCCACCTCAGAGCGGGGAGTGTAGTGCACCCCCTGATTTTCCAGAGAGTGCATGTTGTGTCGTCGTCGAATATCTCAGTGGAGGAACACTGAGACAACATCTATATGCAAACAGGGACAATAAGCTTACATATGAAGAGGTGGTTGAGCTCGCATTGGATTTGGCTAGAGG ACTGGCCTATCTACACTCGAAAGATATCGTGCATCGGGATGTCAAAGCAGAAAATATGCTGCTTGACGCAAAGGGGACCCTTAAGATTGCCGACTTTGGGGTCGCGCGCGTGCAAGCTAAGAATCCAGGAGAGATGACAGGCATGACAGGCACGCCCGGTTACATGGCTCCGGAG GTTATTATTGGCAAGCCATACAACAGAAAGTGTGATGTTTACAGCTTTGGGATATGCTTGTGGGCGATCTATTGCTGTGACATGCCGTACTACCCAAACAAGAGCTTTGGAGAAGCCTCCTTTGATATTGTTCATAAG AATCTGCGGCCAAAGATCCCACGCTGCTGCCCGGCCCCGTTGGCGAACATCATGAAGAAGTGCTGGCAGGCTGACCCTGAGAAGCGGCCCGACATGTTGGacgttgtgcaactcctggatgctCTTGACACAACACACGGCGGAGACATGATTCCGGAAGGGAAGACCCACGGATGCTTCTGCTTTTTGAGGCCCCGTCGTGCAGGTCCATAG
- the LOC119364855 gene encoding isocitrate dehydrogenase [NADP]-like — MRHLLLPRRLLAMAPLSASAATKALLLNPARGRLPSSLACLSAPGGRSFRAASLRCYAAAAVAEQHRIKVNNPIVEMDGDEMTRVIWKMIKDKLIFPYLDLDVKYFDLGVLNRDATDDKVTVESAEATLKYNVAVKCATITPDETRVKEFKLKSMWRSPNGTIRNILNGTVFREPILCKNIPRILTGWKKPICIGRHAFGDQYRATDMIINGPGKLKMVYVPDGAEPVELNVYDFKGPGVALAMYNVDESIRAFAESSMAMALSKKWPLYLSTKNTILKKYDGRFKDIFQEVYEENWKEKFEENSIWYEHRLIDDMVAYAVKSEGGYVWACKNYDGDVQSDFLAQGFGSLGLMSSVLLSSDGKTLEAEAAHGTVTRHFRLHEKGQETSTNSIASIFAWTRGLEHRAKLDNNDRLLDFTQKLESACVETVESGKMTKDLALLSHGTKVTREHYLSTEEFIDAVAQQLREKIQIPASL; from the exons ATGCGCCACCTGCTCCTGCCCCGCCGCCTTCTCGCCATGGCTCCCCTCTCCGCTTCCGCCGCGACCAAAGCCCTCCTGCTAAACCCCGCCCGAGgccgcctcccctcctcgctcgcgtGCCTCTCCGCCCCGGGCGGCCGCTCGTTCCGCGCCGCCTCGCTCCGCTGCTATGCCGCCGCCGCGGTGGCCGAGCAGCACCGAATCAAGGTCAACAACCCCATCGTCGAGATGGACG GCGACGAGATGACGCGGGTAATATGGAAGATGATAAAGGATAAG CTTATCTTCCCGTACCTGGACCTGGATGTTAAGTACTTCGACCTTGGGGTGCTCAATCGGGATGCCACTGATGATAAGGTCACTGTCGAGAGTGCCGAGGCTACTTTGAA GTATAATGTTGCTGTTAAGTGTGCTACAATTACTCCTG ATGAAACAAGAGTCAAAGAGTTCAAGCTCAAGTCAATGTGGAGGAGCCCAAATGGCACCATAAGGAACATCCTAAATG GAACTGTTTTCCGGGAGCCTATCTTGTGTAAAAATATTCCACGGATACTTACTG GTTGGAAGAAGCCCATTTGCATAGGAAGACATGCATTTGGAGACCAGTATCGAGCTACCGATATGATTATTAATGGTCCAGGAAAGCTTAAGATGGTTTATG TGCCTGATGGAGCTGAGCCGGTGGAGCTAAATGTTTATGATTTCAAAGGGCCTGGAGTCGCATTAGCAATGTATAATGTGGATGAG TCTATTAGGGCATTTGCTGAGTCATCAATGGCAATGGCCCTGTCCAAGAAATGGCCTCTTTATCTGAGCACCAAGAACACAATACTAAAAAAATATGATGGCAG ATTCAAGGACATCTTTCAGGAGGTATATGAAGAAAATTGGAAGGAGAAGTTTGAGGAAAACTCAATATG GTATGAACACCGGTTGATTGATGACATGGTGGCATATGCTGTGAAAAGCGAGGGTGGATATGTCTGGGCATGTAAAAACTATGATGGAGATGTTCAAAGTGACTTCCTTGCTCAAG GTTTTGGTTCTCTGGGTTTGATGTCATCTGTTCTG TTATCTTCTGATGGGAAGACATTAGAGGCAGAGGCTGCTCATGGGACTGTCACTAGACATTTCAGGTTACATGAGAAGGGACAGGAGACGAGTACCAATAGTATAGCTTCTATATTTGCTTGGACTCGTGGGCTAGAGCATAG AGCAAAGCTGGATAATAATGATAGGCTGCTGGATTTCACACAGAAGCTTGAATCTGCATGTGTTGAAACAGTGGAATCTGGGAAAATGACAAAGGATCTTGCACTTCTTAGCCATGGCACCAA GGTAACAAGGGAGCATTATCTGAGCACCGAAGAATTCATTGATGCTGTAGCCCAGCAGCTGCGGGAAAAGATCCAGATACCAGCCTCGTTGTAA
- the LOC119364857 gene encoding glutaredoxin-C6-like, translating into MGTAFSSSSSSSTPESRAMALAKAKEIVASAPVVVFSKSYCPFCVQVKKLFTQLGASFKAIELDTESDGTEIQSALAEWTGQRTVPNVFINGKHVGGCDDTIALNKGGKLVALLTEAGAISGSSSKTTVTA; encoded by the exons ATGGGTACcgctttttcctcctcctcctcctcttccaccccaGAGTCCAGAGCTATGGCgctcgccaaggccaaggagatCGTCGCCTCCGCTCCCGTCGTCGTCTTCAG CAAGTCTTACTGCCCTTTCTGCGTACAAGTGAAGAAGTTGTTCACGCAGCTGGGAGCAAGTTTCAAGGCCATTGAGTTGGACACTGAAA GCGAtggaactgagattcagtcagctcTTGCTGAATGGACTGGGCAGAGGACTGTTCCCAATGTCTTCATCAATGGAAAACACGTCGGTGGCTGTGACG ATACTATTGCACTGAACAAGGGAGGGAAGCTGGTTGCTCTGCTGACGGAGGCTGGAGCGATCTCGGGTTCTTCTTCGAAGACCACCGTCACTGCTTAG
- the LOC119364856 gene encoding uncharacterized protein LOC119364856, with protein sequence MYWPALKPSPAKKKPPAEAMAASSAGFRDLEETDDGWIVLPPAPPKSGKPPRPPPRATATDAVNASPDEAFDPTPDVIVGRYLPLRRALRCDGLPRQIHDADVYGAHPGFLAAVYPPANGRSEWFFFVCRAQCQGGRRRAGPGAYRLGSEARLLGGAAYCHAFRYYEDEAEVGSASTKETEWRMDEYGDCRSAAAAFDMVVCKLYPARGGLVHTMLGVHQPASPSHRPDMNKPQVLVQLYLDSLSLGDPRRCRMHATADVFAAHPAVLTVAFPAANDRCEWFFAVHQRRRELEENDEDKARPRRAGPGAYVLVREGRVVNGNGGDIGYRRVLLYREDDATVRRVSRTEWWMEEYGFRKDFPHGELPSAKAPMDEDEELVVYKLYLKMLGHRQ encoded by the coding sequence ATGTACTGGCCCGCCCTTAAACcctcgccggccaagaagaagcctcCGGCGGAGGCCATGGCGGCCTCCTCCGCCGGCTTCCGCGACCTGGAGGAGACCGACGACGGCTGGATCGTCCTGCCCCCGGCGCCGCCCAAATCGGGCAAGCCTCCCAGGCCCCCGCCGCGCGCCACGGCGACGGACGCCGTCAACGCCTCCCCCGACGAAGCGTTCGACCCGACCCCGGACGTCATCGTCGGCCGGTACCTGCCCCTGCGCCGCGCGCTGCGGTGCGACGGCCTGCCCCGGCAGATCCACGACGCCGACGTCTACGGCGCGCACCCCGGCTTCCTCGCCGCCGTGTACCCGCCGGCGAACGGCCGGTCCGAGTGGTTCTTCTTCGTGTGCCGGGCGCAATGCCAGGGCGGGCGGCGCAGGGCCGGGCCCGGCGCGTACCGCCTCGGCAGCGAGGCCAGGCTGCTCGGTGGCGCCGCCTACTGCCACGCCTTCCGCTACTACGAGGACGAGGCCGAGGTCGGCTCGGCCTCGACCAAGGAGACCGAGTGGCGCATGGACGAGTACGGAGACTGCCGttctgccgccgccgccttcgacaTGGTGGTCTGCAAGCTCTACCCGGCGCGTGGCGGGCTCGTCCATACGATGCTCGGCGTCCACCAGCCCGCCTCGCCTTCGCACCGTCCGGACATGAATAAGCCGCAGGTGCTCGTCCAGCTCTACCTCGACAGCCTCAGCCTGGGGGACCCGCGGCGGTGCAGAATGCATGCCACGGCCGACGTCTTCGCCGCACACCCGGCGGTGCTCACGGTGGCGTTCCCGGCGGCCAATGACCGGTGCGAGTGGTTCTTCGCCGTGCACCAGCGCCGGCGCGAGCTCGAGGAGAACGACGAGGACAAAGCGCGCCCGCGGAGGGCAGGGCCAGGGGCGTACGTGCTGGTGCGCGAAGGCCGCGTCGTGAACGGCAATGGCGGGGACATAGGATACCGCCGCGTGCTCTTGTACCGGGAAGACGACGCGACGGTGAGGCGGGTGTCGCGGACGGAGTGGTGGATGGAGGAGTACGGGTTCAGAAAGGACTTCCCGCACGGCGAGCTGCCTTCAGCGAAGGCACCAATGGACGAAGACGAGGAGCTGGTGGTGTACAAGCTGTACCTGAAAATGCTTGGTCACCGGCAGTAG